The segment GTAGAAGGCGGGGATGCCCAGCACCGTGAAGCCCTGGCACCGGTCCTTCCTCATCTCCCGTGGCTGCAACAAGTCCCTGTCGTCAGAGAGGCGCAGGAAGTTCTCCAGAGCCAGCCTTACAAGTCCCCGTCACAATCAGGTCAAACACATTCGCAGCAGCCAGAAGCTGTAACAAGTCCTTCATGGTTCTCTATAACATCAGTCAGCTTGAAGAAGTTCCCCACTGCAGGAAGTTGCAACAAAAATATACATCCAATGATAGTTTTAACCAATTGTTCGCAGTCGCTTGGGAGACAGTGGCGCACCTGGGTGACGTTGCACCTGGCGAGCAGGGCCCTGTTGAGCAGCTTCGGCCCGTTGTAGTTCCAGGAGTCGCCGCGGAAGTCGCTGCCCAGGCGGTCCAGCAGATCACTGGCCAGCTCGTGCCCCAGTCCACGCGGCGACAGGTGCAGCACCGCGTTGTTCAGTGAGTCGTCCCTCTCCAGCGCGACGAAGTTCTCCAGCCCTCCCACGTCCCTGCGGACAGACCGCGGACCAATCACGAGTCATTCGAGATGGAACAACAGAGGTCGGGAGGATCCAAAAATGATCAACGGCTTTGGTTATAACAACCCAGGTGAAAGGGATCATATCGTAAAGAGGGACATTTCTCATTATGTTTTGTGCTAAAAATTGAAATTCCAGTGGCTGAAAATAAAAGATATTCTCTTCATTTTAAAGTTCCTCAATGTTGTTGCAGCTAttgtaacaaatatttaataaataaattttaacctcAATAAGTCAAAATCAAAGCAGAAGCCGTAATACTTGCAGCATAACAAATCGAAAGAATTAGGTGCTTGCATCATGAGATTGGTATTCAAATAATGAATGCTCATCTGAAGGTAATGACTTTTAAATAGAGATGAAGACTACTTCCTTTACGGATTGCTAGGAAACTGAAGACTTTGCTGGTGTTCACTACTACATGTTACTTTTGGGGTATATTTAGATATGCTCCCAAAATTCTAGCAAGCGGGAGACTTAGCTGTTGCGCACCACTAAATTCATGGACAAATTATAGATATTATACAAATCAGGGTCAAGGTACGGAGACCAACACACTTCTATAGTGTCGGCAGTCCTAACATGTACTAGTGAAGATGAGAACCTAATTGTAAATGTGTCCATATACCTTATGGGCAACAGCGATGGGTCAACCTGGCTTGATTTCATCATGTAGTGATGAATCCTGATGGTAAAGATGTTGTTTTAAAGTGATGTTCACCATTATTTCAAAGAATCAGCGAGTAGATGACATCGTTGGGGTGCACTAAGCCAGTGACATGCGAGTGACGTGAACTCACCTGAAGGTAATGACGTCGAGGTCGAGGTACAGGCCGCCAGACTTCCAGAGCGCTGACACATGATAGACACTCACCTGAAGGTAATGACGTCGAGGTAGAGGTAGAGGCAGCCGTACTTCCAGAGCGCTGACTGACACATGACGGACACTCACCTGAAGGTAATGATGTCGAGGTCGAGGTAGAGGCCGCCGTACTTCCAGAGCGCTGACTGACACATGATGAACGCTCACCTGAAGGTAATGACGTCGAGGTCGAGGTAGAGGCCGCCGTACTTCCAGAGCGCTGATTGACACACGATGGATGCTCACCTGAAGGTAATGACGTCGAGGTCGAGGTAGAGGCCGCCGTACTTCCAGAGCGCTGATTGACACACGATGGACGCTCACCTGAAGGTAATGACGTCGAGGTCGAGGTAGAGGCCACCGTACTTCCAGAGTGCTGACTGACACACGATGGACGCTCACCTGAAGGTAATGACATCGAGGTTGAGGTAGAGGCCGCCGTACTTCCAGAGCGCTGACTGACACATGATGAACGCTCACCTGAAGGTAATGACGTCGAGGTCGAGGTAGAGGCCGCCGTACTTCCAGAGCGCCAGAACGCGGAAGACGTCGCTGGCGTGCACCACGGGGTAGAGGGACGTCTCCAGCTGGCCCGACGAGGCCCACCGCTCCAGAGGCGTGCCGCGCAAGAAGCCCAGAGGGTCCAGCTCCACCAGCCGCACGTTGGGGTAGTCGACGGCGTGGCGGCTGGCGTCGCTCCACGCCTGCAGGCTGGTGCCGGGGCACGTGTGCAGCACGTAGACGGCGTGCTGGGGGTAGGCGCGTGCCGCGGACTCCACTGCGCACGCCTGCCTGCCACAGACACAGTGTCTACTGCGCACGCCTGCCTGCCACAGACACAGTGTTCACTGACCTAGGCACCGGTTAATGCTTCTTGGGAATGTCTGTATATGTAATGTAATTTCTAACATTGCGTGATATGTTAACAAGACGTTGATGATGATGTCTGAAGGTATTGTCTGAATCCTATCTGTCGCAACACCACATCATCCTGAGAGTGTCCCCAGTGTCACTTGGCACCGTTGATGGAGGGACGGGGGAAAGTGCCGTCACGGGAAAGGTATTTCCTTGTGCATTGCCCCTGGCTTCCTCGAGACGGGGGAAACTACCAGCAGAGAAAGATACTATAGTCATAATATTTAAGGGGTATTAGGCATCGCCATCCTGCAGTTACAAATAATTCGGTACCGCTTCCAATGAAGCTGCCACACTAAATTTTGTGAACTGGTATGGTTAAAGTGATGAATGTAGTAGCGCGTGATAAATAATAGATTATATTCTTGCGGCGCCTACATATTACAACCTAAGTAGAAGTAAATATGTGGTTACAACAAGGTTCATAAGATCTGGGAAGTATGATTTATGCCTCGAAACGCCAAAGATTGGgcttaaaattataaatgagaaTATTAGTCAAAATTTGGAAATGTCTAGAATATGattttggaattattattttttttttccttttggcgCGCGATCTATTAAATTGATTTACGATTGAAACATCATCTAGTAACCATCACAAgtgttattttcagttttttaagttGAGGTAGGAAACTGTTGGGATTGATACCGACGCATACCGAAGTATTTAATGCACTAGTTTTTCAAAACTGTGAGAGTGAGACTGTTTTGATCAATAGTGGTAGAATAAAACTGCTGACGGTATCCTCGCTGTTTGAAGGAGGCCCACCTGGGGCCGAGCGTGAAGACGGGTCTTTGCTCGGCGGGACCGGGCGGACCCTGGCGGACCAGCACGCACGAGGTCTCCAGGAAGAAGAGGTTGCGGCCGCTCCTCCGGGGCTCCGCCGACAGCCGCGGGGAGCCGCCGCCCGCGATGTGCAGTCCGGCCTCCTCCAGGTGCGGGAGGCGCGCCAGGACGACCCAGGTCCCCGCCAGCAGCAGAGTCAGCAGCGCCAGCAGACACAGCCTCCTCGGCGCGGTCCAGGCCTGCCGGCGACCCCGCAGTCCTCCACATACCAACCCTTCATTGACGAGACAACGCcttcagtggcgtagctaaggcgACTGGTGCCCCTGGGCCAGAATTCAAAATAGCgtccccctcttggattaaaagatagttgggggggtgggtggggggggggtaatttttactaacctaagttaaaactaagtgtgtaagggaggggtctaggtagggaagactctaagtgcgtctcagggcaagccctatacgctctaaacatgccgggtttttaaccatgcagaaaaggtcacgtgcatcatgtgctaggaggggattggccagccatggcagacgttttcgtctcactcttaattctagactccGTAACGCGAAACTGTCTTGGTGGCg is part of the Bacillus rossius redtenbacheri isolate Brsri chromosome 8, Brsri_v3, whole genome shotgun sequence genome and harbors:
- the LOC134535411 gene encoding lactosylceramide 4-alpha-galactosyltransferase-like; its protein translation is MCQSALWKYGGLYLDLDIITFRDVGGLENFVALERDDSLNNAVLHLSPRGLGHELASDLLDRLGSDFRGDSWNYNGPKLLNRALLARCNVTQPREMRKDRCQGFTVLGIPAFYPLSYEQWWWVFEEARAQDVWRAISGSYGLHTWGSLSSARHGVVSNRAAFSQLVQRYCPRVFNYSARVL